The Panicum hallii strain FIL2 chromosome 5, PHallii_v3.1, whole genome shotgun sequence genome contains the following window.
GAGGGAATAAAGCTAAATATCTGGATATACTTCTCTTTCCATTTATCTATCGAATTAAATGTATCTTTTAGGTTAAATTTAATGCATAGTTTCGTTGCACTGTTGTGAAGACTATTAACTTGGTAACCGAACCGAATAAGTGTTACATGTATGAAACTCCTGTCACATCCTTGaaactttccttctctttttgtAATGACTCTACTAtatcagcaaatttgctgatgTGGTATAGCATTTAATGCCCATAACATTTCTACTGAGAGTACATGCGTCTCAAAACTGCTGCCGTGAAGTCATTATGTTAGGATCTTATAAGAGTTAGGGGTGTTTGGATTCACGGATTAAATTTTATTCCGCGTCACATCAAGCCTTTAGATGCCAATTAGAGGGactaaatatgagctaactaCAAAATCAATTATATAAATGAAGATTAATTCACGAGacaaatctattaaatctaatcaATCCATCATAATCACATGTTTACTATAGCATAAAATTATTATGGAGACTAATTCATGAGACAAAtccattaaatctaattaatccattGTAAGCACATATTTACTATAGTATAAAAttattatgaactaattaggtttaatagatttatcttataaattagcatatatttaatatttttaattaatatCTAAATATTCAATATGACAGGAACACCACGCTCGTATCGACCTCGGCTCGGGATCCTCCAGGTTTAGGTGGCAGGCTCGCTCGAGCTTGGCTCATTGACAGCTCTCCGGCTCAGGGCTCAGCCGCTCAGCGCCTCAGGTAGTCAGCTTCATCTCCTCCCAGTGTTTCTTAAACCTTTCTGGGACTTTCTCCTCTCTTGCTCTTCCTTCCCCGGCGGCGAcgactgggcgagcggcggcgccattTGTCCTGTCTTCGCCCAGCCCTTTGCCGGCGACGATCGCATCCTCCAGGTATGCCCGCCCTTTCTCTTTCCTTCTGCTGTGCGAGACGGTGCACTCCGAAccctaacaaaactatttgtattcggatctgaaTCCAGCTACAATATATTACCTACTAACTTCGATTTCGTTTGCAAGAATTATCGGGTGTACATGCGTACACCCATGTCCTatgctgggtccgcccctgcTGCAGCACCTGGTCTTTGAGCGAGCGAAGGAGCGGAGATGCAGAGGCTGGGGGATTTCAGGCTGCCTCCCTTCTTCAACTACCCGCCTTATTTCACGTaatccctcctctctctcttcctctctctctccccccccctTTTACTCTCTTCCAAACTCTCTTGTGAAATACAAACACCAGGCCTTTCCTGTGCGTGCTGTCAGCAAGAATTGCCACAAATGTTCCTGTTGTCTTCAAACTTGCAGACTGCAGGAGGAACATATGACTGAATTGGTGAATGGTGATGGCTGTAGTCGTAATTGGAGAGTTTTCTGGGCGAGGAGTTCAATAAAAGTTTGTGCTCCTAGTGTCCAAGTACTATGCTTGTTTATTGAATGGAACAACTAGATGGTGCTCTTTTTCTGTCTCTGTGGAGTTTTCAGTTTAGGAAATTCACCATCTATCCAATTCATATAGATGAATTGCTAGTTTGGCATTATGGTTTCTGGATAGTATTCACAGCGCTTAATGGCCTGCAATTACATTTTCGATTGCCTGAGATACTTGCATATTTCAACAGCCTCTTCGAGCTCCAACGATGCATTATAGCATTTCCTCGCTTTGTTCATTATTAAAATTGCATTTTCATTCTCTTCATATCTCGCTAAGGAAAACTACATTTGAACTTGTTTTCCACCAGAATCTCAATACCAGAACTGAGAACTATAGTGCTATTCTGACCTAATATATTTCCCTCAGTTTGCAGCCTGTGCGTGAAACGCGGGAAAAGCAAGTCCAGTTATGGAAAGATCTGATACTTGATTACTGTAGAAGTCAAAAAATACATACAATATCCCTGGAAGAAGATTTCCCCTTGTTCTCCAATCCAAAGATCGAGAGTAATATACATTCATACTAATCCTAGTTTTGACATAGTGTTTCCTGCAATTTTAGAGAAAGCATATTTTATCAGAGTATTTGCTGGTTCACTGTAAATCTGTGCCTAGCAATCTGGCATAATGATAATTTACATGGAATACCTGTTATGAATCATTTTGCACATACCATACTGGTCTATACACATAAAATGATCCACCATTGTAGAGTTACTATATTTTTGCACACTTGTTTAGTCATTGCACTGCATTTACAGGCATTTTGTAATGCAGGATCTCTTAGCCATGAAGCAAAGGAAGTGTTCCTTGCAGCTCTCGTTAGTGAAGGTCATTCTATAACAATCAATACTACTTTTAGTTACTGTTGTAGCTTATGGTAAATTTGTGCAGTGTGCTGTCATTTTTGTTTGACAATCAGCATCAGTTTAAATTTGTGCTGAAACTGCAGGTCGTGCGGAGTGGATGGACAAAGGTCACAAGAAATGCCTCATTCTTTGGCTAAGAATACAGGATTGGGCCAATTTGATATTAAATTTTGTAAGACTTCTTTTTGCTATTCAACTTATTTCTTAAGGAGCTATCTGCCTATCTATTTATGACATAGGGATATTCATTGCAGCATGATATTTCTCTTTGCCTTGTGCTTGTAGGTAAAGGATAATGGATTGGAAGTAATGACCATCGAAGAAATACGCTCTGGAATCGATACTCGTGGAACTGGTGAGTTTGAAAAATTTTGAGGTGATTAGATCAGATTTGCCTAGTTCTGTCACTTAAGAACATATACATGACTCGCTTCACAGCGGCCTGCAGTAAAAGCACTACTGTGGCTAGATATTTTGCTTTATTTATACTCAAAATGTTGGTGGTACTTCATCAGGAATAAAGCATGTCTCATAATCCAATTGCTTTTACCCTGCCAAAACTGCCTTTGCCTTATTCAGTTTGTTTTGATTTGTGGACTCTGTTACAGAACTTGAGGGAATCGATCGTGGTGTCCTCATGCGGGCTCTGCGGCAGTTGGAACAGAAAGGCAAAGCAGCTATCTTCAAAGGCACTTCGGCCGATGATGAAGGCGTGAAATTTTCTGTGTAAATTTCTTTGCGATCCTCAAACTGGCAGACCAATAATCTGATCGATCAGTCAGTGTCTTTGAACATGACCTGAAAAATCACACCCTTATCGAGTACCGGTCTTTTTTTTTCTGCATGTTTTTCAGCGCTGCGATTGCTAAGCTCCCCTAATACATCCTTTCCTGGTTTGCTGTAGTAAAATTTGACAAATCCATATTAAacgtttgccgagtgtctgataAGAAATAGTTGAATTGCTCATGGCTCTTGTGCTGATGCTGTGGAGCCGGACCTGATCAAACAACGGGTCGGGTCGGGTCGGGTTCGGGCCAGGCCAGAAAAAACCCGACGTTTTTTCCCTGGCCCGCGCCCGACCCGACTTACGTGTCGGGCTGAAAATTGTGGCCCGTGCCCGACCCGAGGACAGCCCGACGGCCCACGGGTCGGCCCGATAGCCCGAGACTCCGCAGTCCGTCTCCCTGCGCCGCCGACATCGTCTTGCCCTCCCCGCAGGTCCGCAATCACCTATTCACCTACACCACACCAGCGCGCTGCCGCAGCCGACTGCTTTCTCTGCTTCGCGCGGTCGCCGTCAGCGCCTTTTGCTGCAGTTGCGCCCCCATGCCTCGGCTAACCTGATGGTAGCGAGCGCGAGGACGACCCGTGCCCCAACTCCGAAGCCACCGCCAAGAAGCGCTCGCCTCCGCTCGCCAACGGCAAGGATCTGCAGGTGCAGGCGTCGCCGTCCAATCGCTGGGACTTGGCCGACTGGGAATCTGGGAGCCTGCTGTTGTGCTGCTCGTCAGGGAGCAAGAGGATAAGGTCGTGGGTGGCCTCCCCCACAGCCATTGATGAGTAAATGAACTAATTCACTGTTGGGCTGGGCCGTTGGGTTGCTGGACCATTAGGATAGTAGCCTGGGTtgattttttctttttcttcccgaGCCCGCCCAATAAAATGATCGGGCGGGTCGGATCGGGCTTTGCGGGCGGGTTGGATTGGGTTGGTCGGGCCGGGTGGCCCATGATCAGGTATAGTGGAGCTGGCCTTCATCTGAAAACGCTGGTAGGCACCGGAACTCGAGAAGCTTCCTAGAACTGAGCtgttttttttattatttgttTGTGATAAACCTAGAACAGCTGTTGACCACCCAGTTCACAGGTAAAGAAACCACCACCAGCCGTCCAGGCAGAAACTGGGATCCACATGACCACATCCGCTCGAGCGTTTTCTCACGCAAGAATTGGATTCCGCCGTCCGGACACTGACAGGTAGACCACGCGGAATCAATCAGCTGCAGGCTGTCCCAATCAGTGGAATCTGTGGGTACAGCAGCATCTTGCATTCCCATCCATCCGTCGATTTATTTATTAATTTATCGTTgttcagaaaaagaaaaaatatatatatataatgctCCGATCATGAGCAGCAGCCTGCAGCCATCCGCTGACATGATATGAACGGGGGTTAGTGGATGGCAATTGGCATTTGATTTGATGCCGGCAGCTTTCACTGATCAGCCAGCCATGGGCATCGCATCGCCATTCGCCACTAAAGTAAGGGAAGGCCCCAGGAAAGGAGCGATGATGGTTCGATGAAGCTGAATAAACAAAGCCAGCACGCAAACCAGTAGCGTTCTGAGGACGCTCatttacataaatacccttcgTCCTGGTTCCTTCCCCCAGCTCCAAACTCCATTATTGGTTGATCCttgagaagagaggagaggaggaagagaggcAGAAGCAAAGGAGAAACAGCAGTTCTTCAGCTAGGCAGGTttgtttcttttcctttcttcttcccccccTCAATTCGTGGGTCATCTCTGGTATGCTGTAAGGCTAGCTTTTGATGGCAACTGATTGGTAGGAGTGATTTCTTTGATCTTGCTTGCTGGAAATAGGAGGGCAAGGAAAGGGGAGATGGCGTCGAAGAGGATTCAGAAGGAGCTCAAGGATCTGCAGAAGGACCCTCCCACCTCGTGCAGTGCAGGTCCTACTGCTTTCTTTCTCGCTTCCTCATCTGTGGATTTTGCATTTTTAGCCATACACTTGTGTAGGTGTCAGATTTTT
Protein-coding sequences here:
- the LOC112893174 gene encoding vacuolar protein sorting-associated protein 25, encoding MQRLGDFRLPPFFNYPPYFTLQPVRETREKQVQLWKDLILDYCRSQKIHTISLEEDFPLFSNPKIERSLSHEAKEVFLAALVSEGRAEWMDKGHKKCLILWLRIQDWANLILNFVKDNGLEVMTIEEIRSGIDTRGTELEGIDRGVLMRALRQLEQKGKAAIFKGTSADDEGVKFSV